In Vanacampus margaritifer isolate UIUO_Vmar chromosome 9, RoL_Vmar_1.0, whole genome shotgun sequence, the following proteins share a genomic window:
- the syngap1b gene encoding synaptic Ras GTPase activating protein 1b isoform X6, whose translation MILPRFRSADQDRTRLMQSFKESHSHESLLSPSSAAEALDLTLDEEAVIKPVHSSILGQEYCFEVTTASGTKCFACRSAAERDKWIENLQRAVKPNKDNSRRVDNVLKLWIIEARELPAKKRYYCELCLDDMLYARTTSKPRTDTVFWGEHFEFNNLPAVRNLRLHLYKETDKKRRKEKSTYLGLVSIPISSITGRQFVEQWYPVIQPSVLTKGAGVGGGGGKIINASLRLKSRFQTMNILPMELYKEFAEYVTNNYRTLCAVLEPVLSVKSKEEVACALVHILQSTGKAKDFLSDMAVCEVDRFVDREHLIFRENTLATKAIEEYLKLIGHKYLKDAIGEFIRALYESEENCEVDPMRTPPSVLPDHQANLRMCCELALCKIVNSHCVFPRELKEVFASWRVRCAERGREDIAERLISGSLFLRFLCPAIMSPSLFNLTQEYPDEQTSRTLTLIAKVVQNLANFSKFGSKEEYMCFMNEFVEMEWGSMQQFLYEISNLDSVTNAGGFEGYIDLGRELSVLHSLLWEVMAQLSKDAIIKLGPLPRLLNDISMALRNPHLQRQPSQQAERLLSRPAFNRGVSSSDFHNLVMRDLNSSMDVTRLPSPTSTGGLLASRSQMSFQEREHLLHRASSKDMFYVSRPPLARSSPAYCTSSSDITEPDGKDSRMNSVSHLQSVDMLNSSQASIAGMGSFGGLSGGGGGGLGSGLSGQLRAGGRLSAGSGGSSVSGGLRLSRMGAATDSLSQQQQQQAAAMRYPLSFQNPLFHLATADGPQHHHHHHQQHQQQQHGRAQPPAPLLLAPEPEPSHPSYVPQFARGGFSRSEDLSTLRTHDAAHLGQPSIIHSHSYSDDYGRADYARRQMSVHMQDNMQQQQQMMTGTSHSSLATTPPSTVQPRAPPPLGQRVKSQTSHQLSVSAAAAPAPAPAKLRPQSGNLLQSPETAYGGGRQPHGGGGRQVSVKDNTAPGLPRQQSSVRESGSPQGTGSPAAQQSPQQQPQQQAQQHLLKPNVGKQGSQASQGSQAPATPANERTVAWVSNMPHLSADIESSRIDREDFKLKEYSKSMDESRMDRVREYEEEINCLKERLVMSHQKLEEYERRLLTQEQQTNKILLQYQNRLEDSERRLRHQQLEKDSQIKGIIHRLIAVEDEIRGGHVIEPKTTRIFPDQGRRQSILVQPRLAPVPPRVSSHSQSFMEDSVEANWLMRQQQRHAAGWHNQMSRALSRDAVG comes from the exons ATGATCCTGCCTCGCTTCCGCAGTGCCGACCAGGACAG GACGCGCTTGATGCAGAGCTTCAAAGAGTCGCACTCGCACGAGTCGCTGCTGTCGCCCAGCAGCGCGGCCGAGGCGCTGGACCTCACGCTGGACGAGGAGGCCGTCATCAAGCCCGTCCACTCCAGCATCCTGGGCCAGGAGTACTGCTTCGAG GTGACCACGGCGTCGGGAACCAAGTGCTTTGCGTGTCGCTCGGCGGCCGAGAGAGACAAATGGATCGAGAACCTGCAGAGAGCCGTCAAGCCCAACAAG GACAACAGTCGGCGTGTGGACAACGTGCTGAAGCTGTGGATCATCGAGGCGCGAGAGCTGCCGGCCAAGAAGCGCTACTACTGCGAGCTGTGCCTGGACGACATGTTGTATGCGCGCACCACCAGCAAGCCGCGCACCGACACCGTCTTCTGGGGGGAGCACTTTGAGTTCAACAATCTGCCCGCCGTCAGAAACCTGCGCCTGCACCTCTACAAGGAGACGGACAAGAAGAGACGCAAG GAAAAGAGCACCTACTTGGGCCTGGTGAGCATCCCCATCTCCAGCATCACCGGCCGGCAGTTTGTGGAGCAGTGGTACCCCGTCATCCAGCCCAGCGTCCTCACCAAGGGGGCGGGCGtggggggcggcggcggcaagATCATCAACGCCTCGCTGCGCCTCAAGTCCCGCTTCCAGACCATGAACATCCTGCCCATGGAGCTGTACAAGGAGTTTGCCGAGTACGTCACCAACAACTACCGCACGCTCTGCGCCGTTCTCGAACCCGTTCTCAGCGTCAAGAGCAAAGAGGAGGTGGCCTGCGCGCTGGTGCACATCCTGCAGAGCACCGGCAAAGCCAAG GACTTCCTGTCGGACATGGCCGTGTGCGAGGTGGACCGATTCGTGGACCGGGAGCACCTCATCTTCAGAGAGAACACTCTGGCCACCAAAGCAATAGAAGAGTACCTCAAGCTCATCGGACACAAGTACCTCAAGGATGCCATCG GGGAGTTCATACGCGCCTTGTACGAGTCGGAGGAAAACTGCGAGGTGGACCCCATGCGAACCCCTCCCTCCGTCTTGCCGGACCACCAGGCCAACCTGAGAATGTGCTGCGAGCTGGCCCTCTGCAAGATCGTCAACTCCCACTG CGTGTTCCCGCGCGAGCTGAAGGAGGTGTTTGCGTCGTGGCGAGTGCGCTGCGCCGAGCGCGGGCGCGAAGACATCGCCGAGCGACTGATCAGCGGCTCGCTCTTCCTGCGCTTCCTGTGTCCCGCCATCATGTCGCCGTCGCTCTTCAACCTGACGCAGGAATATCCCGACGAGCAGACGTCGCGCACCCTCACGCTCATCGCCAAAGTGGTGCAGAACCTCGCCAACTTCTCCAA GTTCGGCAGCAAGGAGGAGTACATGTGCTTCATGAACGAGTTTGTGGAGATGGAGTGGGGTTCCATGCAGCAGTTCCTCTACGAGATCTCCAACCTGGACAGCGTCACCAACGCCGGCGGCTTCGAGGGCTACATCGACCTGGGCCGCGAGCTCTCCGTGCTCCACAGTCTCCTGTGGGAGGTGATGGCCCAGCTCAGCAAG GACGCCATCATCAAGCTGGGCCCGCTGCCCCGCCTCCTCAACGACATCAGCATGGCGTTGCGCAACCCGCACCTGCAGCGGCAGCCCAGCCAGCAGGCCGAGCGGCTCCTGTCCCGGCCCGCCTTCAACCGCGGCGTCTCCTCCTCCGACTTCCACAACCTTGTCATGAGGGACCTCAACAG CTCCATGGACGTCACCCGCCTGCCTTCGCCCACCTCCACCGGCGGCTTGTTAGCGTCCCGCTCGCAGATGAGCTTTCAGGAGCGCGAGCACCTCCTCCACCGGGCGTCGTCCAAAGACATGTTCTACGTGTCCCGCCCCCCCCTGGCCCGCTCCAGCCCGGCCTACTGCACCAGCAGCTCCGACATCACCGAACCCGACGGCAAG GATTCCCGAATGAACAGCGTGTCCCACCTGCAGTCGGTGGACATGCTCAACTCCTCCCAGGCCTCCATCGCCGGCATGGGCAGCTTCGGGGGGCTGAGCGGCGGAGGCGGTGGCGGCCTGGGTTCGGGCCTGAGCGGCCAGCTGCGGGCCGGCGGCAGGTTGTCGGCCGGCTCCGGCGGCTCCAGCGTGTCCGGCGGCCTGCGGCTGAGCCGGATGGGCGCCGCCACCGACTCGCTGtcccagcagcagcaacagcaggcCGCCGCCATGCGCTACCCGCTTTCCTTCCAGAATCCCCTCTTTCACCTGGCCACGGCGGACGGGCCgcagcaccaccaccaccaccaccagcagcaccagcagcagcagcacggcCGCGCTCAGCCCCCCGCGCCCCTGCTGCTGGCCCCCGAGCCCGAGCCCTCGCACCCCAGCTACGTGCCGCAGTTTGCCCGCGGCGGCTTCTCCCGCAGCGAGGACCTGTCCACCCTCAGGACCCACGACGCCGCCCACCTGGGCCAGCCCAGCATCATCCACTCGCACAGCTACAGCGACGACTACGGCAGGGCCGACTACGCCCGCCGGCAAATGTCCGTGCACATGCAG GACAacatgcagcagcagcagcaaatgaTGACGGGCACCTCCCACTCATCCTTGGCCACCACCCCTCCGTCCACCGTCCAACCACGAGCTCCGCCCCCTCTCGGCCAACGTGTCAAATCCCAGACGTCCCACCAGCTGTCGGTCagtgccgccgccgcccccgcgCCCGCCCCCGCCAAGTTGCGGCCGCAGAGCGGAAACCTCCTCCAGTCGCCCGAGACGGCCTACGGGGGCGGCCGGCAGCCGCACGGCGGAGGCGGCCGGCAAGTGTCGGTCAAGGACAACACGGCGCCGGGGCTGCCGCGCCAGCAGAGCTCGGTCCGCGAATCGGGAAGTCCGCAGGGGACGGGCAGCCCTGCCGCGCAGCAGTCGCCCCAACAGCAGCCGCAGCAGCAGGCGCAGCAGCACCTCCTCAAGCCCAACGTCGGAAAACAG GGGTCCCAGGCGTCCCAGGGGTCCCAGGCGCCCGCCACGCCGGCCAACGAGAGGACGGTGGCGTGGGTGTCCAACATGCCGCACCTGTCGGCCGACATCGAGAGCTCGCGCATCGACCGCGAGGACTTCAAGCTCAAGGAGTACTCCAAGAGCATGGACGAGTCGCGCATGGACCGG GTGCGCGAGTACGAGGAGGAGATCAACTGCCTGAAGGAGCGCCTGGTGATGTCGCACCAAAAGTTGGAGGAGTACGAGCGCCGCCTGCTGACGCAGGAGCAGCAGACCAACAAAATCCTGCTGCAGTACCAGAACCGGCTGGAGGACAGCGAGCGCCGCCTGCGCCACCAGCAGCTGGAGAAGGACTCGCAAATTAAAGGCATCATCCACAG ACTCATAGCTGTGGAGGATGAGATACGAGGAGGGCACGTCATTGAGCCGAAAACCACCAGGATTTTCCCAGATCAG GGGAGGCGTCAGTCCATCCTAGTGCAGCCTCGTCTCGCCCCCGTCCCACCCCGAGTGTCCAG CCACTCGCAAAGCTTCATGGAGGACAGTGTGGAAGCTAATTGGCTGATGCGCCAACAGCAGCGCCACGCGGCGGGCTGGCACAACCAAATGTCCCGCGCGCTTTCCCGCGATGCCGTTGGTTGA
- the syngap1b gene encoding synaptic Ras GTPase activating protein 1b isoform X1 translates to MSYVPIQDARCAAPPSYHHHHHLHLLQQQQQRSQQVLAFHAAPPAYERPHYTRPPYEHPSNERPPPDRWNARLRVIPGKPFHMLDQEEVHPLLMRERRSESNRNKLLRRTVSVPVEGRHHPEMDHRPRRKSIATGKQPSMDLSPSAPLQPFRQSSFLSRRLKGSIKRAKSQPKLDRTSSFRHMILPRFRSADQDRTRLMQSFKESHSHESLLSPSSAAEALDLTLDEEAVIKPVHSSILGQEYCFEVTTASGTKCFACRSAAERDKWIENLQRAVKPNKDNSRRVDNVLKLWIIEARELPAKKRYYCELCLDDMLYARTTSKPRTDTVFWGEHFEFNNLPAVRNLRLHLYKETDKKRRKEKSTYLGLVSIPISSITGRQFVEQWYPVIQPSVLTKGAGVGGGGGKIINASLRLKSRFQTMNILPMELYKEFAEYVTNNYRTLCAVLEPVLSVKSKEEVACALVHILQSTGKAKDFLSDMAVCEVDRFVDREHLIFRENTLATKAIEEYLKLIGHKYLKDAIGEFIRALYESEENCEVDPMRTPPSVLPDHQANLRMCCELALCKIVNSHCVFPRELKEVFASWRVRCAERGREDIAERLISGSLFLRFLCPAIMSPSLFNLTQEYPDEQTSRTLTLIAKVVQNLANFSKFGSKEEYMCFMNEFVEMEWGSMQQFLYEISNLDSVTNAGGFEGYIDLGRELSVLHSLLWEVMAQLSKDAIIKLGPLPRLLNDISMALRNPHLQRQPSQQAERLLSRPAFNRGVSSSDFHNLVMRDLNSSMDVTRLPSPTSTGGLLASRSQMSFQEREHLLHRASSKDMFYVSRPPLARSSPAYCTSSSDITEPDGKDSRMNSVSHLQSVDMLNSSQASIAGMGSFGGLSGGGGGGLGSGLSGQLRAGGRLSAGSGGSSVSGGLRLSRMGAATDSLSQQQQQQAAAMRYPLSFQNPLFHLATADGPQHHHHHHQQHQQQQHGRAQPPAPLLLAPEPEPSHPSYVPQFARGGFSRSEDLSTLRTHDAAHLGQPSIIHSHSYSDDYGRADYARRQMSVHMQDNMQQQQQMMTGTSHSSLATTPPSTVQPRAPPPLGQRVKSQTSHQLSVSAAAAPAPAPAKLRPQSGNLLQSPETAYGGGRQPHGGGGRQVSVKDNTAPGLPRQQSSVRESGSPQGTGSPAAQQSPQQQPQQQAQQHLLKPNVGKQGSQASQGSQAPATPANERTVAWVSNMPHLSADIESSRIDREDFKLKEYSKSMDESRMDRVREYEEEINCLKERLVMSHQKLEEYERRLLTQEQQTNKILLQYQNRLEDSERRLRHQQLEKDSQIKGIIHRLIAVEDEIRGGHVIEPKTTRIFPDQGRRQSILVQPRLAPVPPRVSSHSQSFMEDSVEANWLMRQQQRHAAGWHNQMSRALSRDAVG, encoded by the exons ATCACCGACCTCGGCGGAAGAGCATAGCCACGGGGAAGCAGCCCAGCATGGACCTTTCCCCTAGCGCCCCCCTTCAACCCTTCCGACAATCC AGTTTCCTGAGCAGGAGGTTGAAGGGCTCCATCAAGAGGGCCAAGAGTCAGCCCAAACTGGATCGAACCAGCAGCTTCCGTCACATGATCCTGCCTCGCTTCCGCAGTGCCGACCAGGACAG GACGCGCTTGATGCAGAGCTTCAAAGAGTCGCACTCGCACGAGTCGCTGCTGTCGCCCAGCAGCGCGGCCGAGGCGCTGGACCTCACGCTGGACGAGGAGGCCGTCATCAAGCCCGTCCACTCCAGCATCCTGGGCCAGGAGTACTGCTTCGAG GTGACCACGGCGTCGGGAACCAAGTGCTTTGCGTGTCGCTCGGCGGCCGAGAGAGACAAATGGATCGAGAACCTGCAGAGAGCCGTCAAGCCCAACAAG GACAACAGTCGGCGTGTGGACAACGTGCTGAAGCTGTGGATCATCGAGGCGCGAGAGCTGCCGGCCAAGAAGCGCTACTACTGCGAGCTGTGCCTGGACGACATGTTGTATGCGCGCACCACCAGCAAGCCGCGCACCGACACCGTCTTCTGGGGGGAGCACTTTGAGTTCAACAATCTGCCCGCCGTCAGAAACCTGCGCCTGCACCTCTACAAGGAGACGGACAAGAAGAGACGCAAG GAAAAGAGCACCTACTTGGGCCTGGTGAGCATCCCCATCTCCAGCATCACCGGCCGGCAGTTTGTGGAGCAGTGGTACCCCGTCATCCAGCCCAGCGTCCTCACCAAGGGGGCGGGCGtggggggcggcggcggcaagATCATCAACGCCTCGCTGCGCCTCAAGTCCCGCTTCCAGACCATGAACATCCTGCCCATGGAGCTGTACAAGGAGTTTGCCGAGTACGTCACCAACAACTACCGCACGCTCTGCGCCGTTCTCGAACCCGTTCTCAGCGTCAAGAGCAAAGAGGAGGTGGCCTGCGCGCTGGTGCACATCCTGCAGAGCACCGGCAAAGCCAAG GACTTCCTGTCGGACATGGCCGTGTGCGAGGTGGACCGATTCGTGGACCGGGAGCACCTCATCTTCAGAGAGAACACTCTGGCCACCAAAGCAATAGAAGAGTACCTCAAGCTCATCGGACACAAGTACCTCAAGGATGCCATCG GGGAGTTCATACGCGCCTTGTACGAGTCGGAGGAAAACTGCGAGGTGGACCCCATGCGAACCCCTCCCTCCGTCTTGCCGGACCACCAGGCCAACCTGAGAATGTGCTGCGAGCTGGCCCTCTGCAAGATCGTCAACTCCCACTG CGTGTTCCCGCGCGAGCTGAAGGAGGTGTTTGCGTCGTGGCGAGTGCGCTGCGCCGAGCGCGGGCGCGAAGACATCGCCGAGCGACTGATCAGCGGCTCGCTCTTCCTGCGCTTCCTGTGTCCCGCCATCATGTCGCCGTCGCTCTTCAACCTGACGCAGGAATATCCCGACGAGCAGACGTCGCGCACCCTCACGCTCATCGCCAAAGTGGTGCAGAACCTCGCCAACTTCTCCAA GTTCGGCAGCAAGGAGGAGTACATGTGCTTCATGAACGAGTTTGTGGAGATGGAGTGGGGTTCCATGCAGCAGTTCCTCTACGAGATCTCCAACCTGGACAGCGTCACCAACGCCGGCGGCTTCGAGGGCTACATCGACCTGGGCCGCGAGCTCTCCGTGCTCCACAGTCTCCTGTGGGAGGTGATGGCCCAGCTCAGCAAG GACGCCATCATCAAGCTGGGCCCGCTGCCCCGCCTCCTCAACGACATCAGCATGGCGTTGCGCAACCCGCACCTGCAGCGGCAGCCCAGCCAGCAGGCCGAGCGGCTCCTGTCCCGGCCCGCCTTCAACCGCGGCGTCTCCTCCTCCGACTTCCACAACCTTGTCATGAGGGACCTCAACAG CTCCATGGACGTCACCCGCCTGCCTTCGCCCACCTCCACCGGCGGCTTGTTAGCGTCCCGCTCGCAGATGAGCTTTCAGGAGCGCGAGCACCTCCTCCACCGGGCGTCGTCCAAAGACATGTTCTACGTGTCCCGCCCCCCCCTGGCCCGCTCCAGCCCGGCCTACTGCACCAGCAGCTCCGACATCACCGAACCCGACGGCAAG GATTCCCGAATGAACAGCGTGTCCCACCTGCAGTCGGTGGACATGCTCAACTCCTCCCAGGCCTCCATCGCCGGCATGGGCAGCTTCGGGGGGCTGAGCGGCGGAGGCGGTGGCGGCCTGGGTTCGGGCCTGAGCGGCCAGCTGCGGGCCGGCGGCAGGTTGTCGGCCGGCTCCGGCGGCTCCAGCGTGTCCGGCGGCCTGCGGCTGAGCCGGATGGGCGCCGCCACCGACTCGCTGtcccagcagcagcaacagcaggcCGCCGCCATGCGCTACCCGCTTTCCTTCCAGAATCCCCTCTTTCACCTGGCCACGGCGGACGGGCCgcagcaccaccaccaccaccaccagcagcaccagcagcagcagcacggcCGCGCTCAGCCCCCCGCGCCCCTGCTGCTGGCCCCCGAGCCCGAGCCCTCGCACCCCAGCTACGTGCCGCAGTTTGCCCGCGGCGGCTTCTCCCGCAGCGAGGACCTGTCCACCCTCAGGACCCACGACGCCGCCCACCTGGGCCAGCCCAGCATCATCCACTCGCACAGCTACAGCGACGACTACGGCAGGGCCGACTACGCCCGCCGGCAAATGTCCGTGCACATGCAG GACAacatgcagcagcagcagcaaatgaTGACGGGCACCTCCCACTCATCCTTGGCCACCACCCCTCCGTCCACCGTCCAACCACGAGCTCCGCCCCCTCTCGGCCAACGTGTCAAATCCCAGACGTCCCACCAGCTGTCGGTCagtgccgccgccgcccccgcgCCCGCCCCCGCCAAGTTGCGGCCGCAGAGCGGAAACCTCCTCCAGTCGCCCGAGACGGCCTACGGGGGCGGCCGGCAGCCGCACGGCGGAGGCGGCCGGCAAGTGTCGGTCAAGGACAACACGGCGCCGGGGCTGCCGCGCCAGCAGAGCTCGGTCCGCGAATCGGGAAGTCCGCAGGGGACGGGCAGCCCTGCCGCGCAGCAGTCGCCCCAACAGCAGCCGCAGCAGCAGGCGCAGCAGCACCTCCTCAAGCCCAACGTCGGAAAACAG GGGTCCCAGGCGTCCCAGGGGTCCCAGGCGCCCGCCACGCCGGCCAACGAGAGGACGGTGGCGTGGGTGTCCAACATGCCGCACCTGTCGGCCGACATCGAGAGCTCGCGCATCGACCGCGAGGACTTCAAGCTCAAGGAGTACTCCAAGAGCATGGACGAGTCGCGCATGGACCGG GTGCGCGAGTACGAGGAGGAGATCAACTGCCTGAAGGAGCGCCTGGTGATGTCGCACCAAAAGTTGGAGGAGTACGAGCGCCGCCTGCTGACGCAGGAGCAGCAGACCAACAAAATCCTGCTGCAGTACCAGAACCGGCTGGAGGACAGCGAGCGCCGCCTGCGCCACCAGCAGCTGGAGAAGGACTCGCAAATTAAAGGCATCATCCACAG ACTCATAGCTGTGGAGGATGAGATACGAGGAGGGCACGTCATTGAGCCGAAAACCACCAGGATTTTCCCAGATCAG GGGAGGCGTCAGTCCATCCTAGTGCAGCCTCGTCTCGCCCCCGTCCCACCCCGAGTGTCCAG CCACTCGCAAAGCTTCATGGAGGACAGTGTGGAAGCTAATTGGCTGATGCGCCAACAGCAGCGCCACGCGGCGGGCTGGCACAACCAAATGTCCCGCGCGCTTTCCCGCGATGCCGTTGGTTGA